One window from the genome of Diospyros lotus cultivar Yz01 chromosome 11, ASM1463336v1, whole genome shotgun sequence encodes:
- the LOC127813561 gene encoding BOI-related E3 ubiquitin-protein ligase 1-like: MAVQAQHPSNVLFLERSVQEGKNPPIDYSLQLQPQPGGGGGFVDQSHHQMMILRNGVGSNPRKRGRESSVYNPLRIQQSQLIDVLTGLRLASGEQLQQQQNLSRQAFSSPQSSLLLSVLSEDFAAPIRQQRDEIQQFLQAQGEELRRMLAEKRQRHYRELLGAAEVSAARRLREKDAELEKAVRRNAELEALAAQLRAEGQAWQTRARAQEAAAAALQAQLQKVVMSGAGGKQAVELGGGEAEDAESAYIDPERVEAMGSGPCCKGCRKRAATVVVLPCRHLCLCAECGVVAQACPLCLTVRQWMLEVVTS, encoded by the exons ATGGCGGTCCAGGCTCAGCACCCTTCAAACGTGCTCTTCCTAGAAAg GAGCGTGCAAGAAGGGAAGAACCCGCCTATCGACTATTCCTTGCAGTTGCAGCCACAGCCCGGCGGGGGAGGAGGATTTGTTGATCAGAGCCACCATCAGATGATGATTCTCAGAAACGGAG TGGGAAGTAATCCGCGTAAGAGGGGAAGAGAATCGTCGGTATATAATCCGCTCCGCATCCAACAATCTCAGCTAATCGATGTGTTGACCGGTCTCCGGTTAGCCTCCGGCGAACAACTACAACAGCAACAGAACTTGAGCCGGCaagctttttcttctcctcaatCTTCGCTTTTATTATCAGTCTTATCGGAAGATTTTGCGGCCCCAATCAGGCAGCAGAGAGATGAAATCCAGCAATTTCTTCAAGCCCAG GGAGAGGAGCTGCGGCGCATGTTAGCAGAGAAGCGGCAGAGGCACTACCGTGAGCTGCTGGGGGCGGCGGAAGTGTCGGCGGCGCGTAGGCTAAGGGAGAAGGATGCCGAGTTAGAGAAGGCCGTGCGGCGGAACGCGGAGCTGGAGGCGCTGGCAGCGCAGCTGAGGGCGGAGGGTCAGGCGTGGCAGACGCGCGCGAGGGCGCAGGAGGCTGCGGCGGCGGCGCTGCAGGCGCAGCTACAGAAGGTCGTGATGAGCGGCGCCGGAGGGAAGCAGGCGGTGGAGTTGGGCGGAGGAGAGGCGGAGGACGCAGAATCGGCGTACATTGACCCGGAGAGAGTGGAAGCGATGGGAAGCGGGCCGTGTTGTAAGGGTTGCAGGAAGCGGGCGGCGACGGTTGTGGTGCTGCCGTGCCGCCACCTCTGCCTATGCGCGGAATGTGGGGTGGTGGCGCAAGCTTGCCCTCTCTGCCTCACCGTCAGACAGTGGATGCTTGAGGTGGTCACCTCTTAA